A stretch of Telopea speciosissima isolate NSW1024214 ecotype Mountain lineage chromosome 11, Tspe_v1, whole genome shotgun sequence DNA encodes these proteins:
- the LOC122645848 gene encoding protein FLX-like 3 isoform X2 yields the protein MAGRNRMPRHPMNDGFRGFRDGPRPVLSRGPGALPLHPAALEEELEIQHEEMWRIIAENRHLADGHLILLRELAAARNEIHRLSQVMPKLRADKEAQARELIERGLKLEAELRATEPLRVEVLQLRAEAQKLNALRQDFSVQIQSLTQDLNRLQAENKQLHVMKADIDGLRQELVRTRTAFEFEKKANAEQMEQKQGMENNLVSMAREVEKLRAEHLAVEKRARGLGKSTLISCSGAQYSVEIC from the exons ATGGCAGGGAGAAATCGCATGCCTCGCCATCCCATGAATGATGGTTTCCGAGGCTTTCGTGATGGTCCCAGACCAGTTTTGAGCCGGGGTCCAGGGGCCCTGCCTCTTCACCCTGCAGCTTTGGAAGAGGAGCTTGAAATCCAACATGAAGAGATGTGGAGAATTATTGCTGAGAATAGGCATTTGGCTGATGGCCATTTGATTCTGCTAAGGGAGCTAGCTGCTGCAAGGAATGAAATCCATAGGTTGAGTCAGGTGATGCCCAAACTCCGAGCTGACAAGGAGGCACAGGCACGAGAGCTGATTGAGAGAGGACTAAAGCTAGAAGCTGAGCTTCGTGCTACTGAGCCTCTGAGGGTAGAAGTTTTGCAGTTAAGAGCTGAAGCTCAGAAATTGAATGCTTTAAGACAGGATTTCTCTGTCCAGATTCAAAGTCTCACACAGGACCTGAACCGATTGCAAGCTGAGAATAAGCAATTACATGTCATGAAGGCAGACATTGATGGTTTGCGTCAGGAGCTTGTGAGAACCAG AACGGCTTTTGAGTTTGAGAAGAAAGCAAATGCTGAGCAGATGGAACAGAAGCAAGGAATGGAGAATAATCTGGTCTCAATGGCTCGTGAAGTTGAGAAGCTGCGAGCAGAGCACCTGGCAGTGGAGAAGAGAGCACGAGGCCTTGGTAAGTCAACTTTAATTTCTTGTTCTGGAGCTCAATATTCTGTTGAAATTTGTTAG